The DNA window CCATTCTTTTGTTGAAGGAAGGACGATGCCACGGGATATTGCCGGAGAATTTTATAAAAGGGCCGGACATAAACTGGCGCTGCTTTACGGTGAGCATCAGGCCGGGATCCTGATTGACGAACTGATCTCGCTTTTGCAGCACCATGTCGCCCAGGAACGGGATTGTCGTCTGCAACGCTGGGATGAACGGGATGTTATCCTGATTACCTACGGCGACAGTATTGTCGAAGCAGAAAAAGCGCCGCTGCAAAGCCTCAACGGTTTTCTCAACAGGTATTTGAGCGGTCTTGTTTCGACGATTCATCTCCTGCCGTTTTTCCCCTATAGCTCTGACGACGGCTTCTCGGTGATCGACTACACGACGGTCAATCCCGATTTCGGAGACTGGAATGATATCGAGCGGATCGGTGAAGGTTTCGATCTGATGATCGATCTGGTGATCAACCATGTCTCGCGGGAATCTCTCTGGTTTATCGATTTCATTAACCAGAAACCGCCGGCCTGTTATTACTTCTGGGAAGTCGATCCGGTGGTTGATCTCAGCGAGGTGGTCCGCCCCCGCAAAAACAACCTGTTGACCCCGGTCCATACCCATCGTGGAGTCAGGTATGTCTGGTCGACCTTCAGCGAGGACCAGATCGACGTCA is part of the Desulfuromonas sp. genome and encodes:
- a CDS encoding alpha-amylase — protein: MPRDIAGEFYKRAGHKLALLYGEHQAGILIDELISLLQHHVAQERDCRLQRWDERDVILITYGDSIVEAEKAPLQSLNGFLNRYLSGLVSTIHLLPFFPYSSDDGFSVIDYTTVNPDFGDWNDIERIGEGFDLMIDLVINHVSRESLWFIDFINQKPPACYYFWEVDPVVDLSEVVRPRKNNLLTPVHTHRGVRYVWSTFSEDQIDVNFGNPNVLREFVRILLLYLSRGGRFIRLDAIAFLWKKLGTSCINLPETHEIVKILRIIMELVAPSSVLLTETNVPKEQNRSYFGDGDEAHMIYHFSLAPLLLHALHHGCSDVLNEWAKISFDAPPGCTYLNFTASHDGIGLRPAEGLLSPDEVDSLIDMMRQFGGFVSMKANPDGQDSPY